The DNA region GCCCGCTGTATATCAATGGCATTCCTGGGAACAAGCAAGAAAATACTGCCCAAGTCAATGCATATTTTCCATATTTATCATATTCTGTACCGTTCCAACTATTTTCATCATGGTTAGAAGTAAACCAAAGTTTGAATGCATTGGGTAATTTGATCAAATCTGCTTGTAAAAAGGGATAAATTCCATGCAAACCAATGGTTGGATTTTGTGCCAAATCATTGGTAGCATGCATCCAACCCCATGCATAATTCACATCAAAAACTTCCAAATAATTATCTGAATCACACTCCGCTAACCAAAATAGTTTTTTTACCTGATCGCATTCTTCACGTGCCTCTACCCAGAAATCCAACGGAACCAAATGCGCCATATCGCATCGAAATCCATCAATGTCTACATTTTTTACCCAAAAAATCATGGCATCAATAAGTGCTTTTCGCATCGCGGGATTTTCGTAGTTTAGATCAATTGCATCATCCCAACCGTTTATCTCAACAAAATTTCCTTGCGCATCCTTTAAGTAATAGTCCGGATGCGTTTCGGTCCATTCATGATCGACACCAGTATGATTGGCTACCCAATCGATGATTACTTTAAATCCTAAATCATGTGCATTTTGTACCAAATCTTTAAAATCATCCATATTTCCAAATTCCGGATTGATCTGTGTATAGCTGCTGCATGCGTAATAACTTCCCAATGTCCCTTTTCTATTTGTAACAGAAATTGGCGTGATGGGCATGAACCACAATATTTCAATTCCCATATCCTTTAGACGTGGCAAATGCTTTTGGAAGGCTTTAAAAGTGCCTTCAGGCGTATATTGTCGGATGTTGATTTCGTAAATATTAGAAGCGCGATACCAATCAACTATAGGGAAATGAAGACTCATAATGATTTTTTTAGTGCGTAAAATTGAATTTTATCCGAATTGGCGATGGCGCAAGGATTGGTGCCTAATTGTCCTTCGGGTATTTCTTTTTGGATAGATTGATAATACGTTGTCCAACCTGTATACGTCGCACCCGTTTTCGGGGATTTAAAAGTCATCGGCGTAGGAGGGAAGATCGGTTTTTGATCTTCATCCAAATAAGATTTCCATACTAATTCACTACAATATATAGCAGAATCTGTGGGTAAATAAACACCGTCGTAGGGTTTACCTTCTTGCGATTGTGCTAATTGAATTGCATTGGAAATATTTCCATGATTCAATCTTCCGATATAAATAGAATCACCTTTATCTCTTCGGATAAATTTTGCAAATGGCGTTTCTTCTACTTTTGGACTATGTGCTTCAATGACCATTGCGGAATCATTTCTAAAATGAATAATTCCGCAATGATTAAATAATCTTCCAACTTTGCATGGTGTGGTTTCGATAATTGCATCACAAAGATTGCCACAAGGAAGTTTTTGGAAAATAATATCGCCTTCTTTTAAGGCAAAATTTTGCTGGCTTTTACCTAAAAAACATATTATCATTCCGAAGAAAACACCAAAGATTTTGATCATGTTTTTCATTTACATATTATCAAAATCTGGATCTCCATTGTCAAAATCGTCTAAATTCAATCCAATAATTCCACCGACAACATCATTAAAATGTGTACCTCCTGAAAGGGCTTTTTTACTAATTAAAGAGTAAGAAGACAAGCCATGCAAAACAAATTCCATAAATAATGCGGTAATCATTTCAGATGCATGTGGGAATGTCTTTTTAACCAAACCATATAATCCGTCTACTTGATATAATAAGGCGATTCGATCTTTATCTGAACAATTATCTGGAATATCCAAAGAATTGCCAGCATCAAACCAAGCAGTAATTAATTTGTAAGGATTATTGTTGTTTTGTTCGTTGGCAACAGATGGTTTACCTGAATTTTTACGTTTTTTGACGGTTTCTGGATCGGGGAAATACTGTGTAAAACAAGTACGAATTGCCTTACTCAAAAGATTGAGCGCAACTTGGTAAGGTCCTTCTTGTTCGCCCTCATACACCAATTCTATTTTTCCAGTAATAGCAGGAATTATACCTACCAAATCACTTATCCAAACTTGCGTATGGTTTTCATTATTTAATATAGCTCTTCTTTCTGCTGTGCTCACAAGGTTTTCCAATGCCGCAATAGTAAGACGCGCACTCACACCACTTTTACGATCGACATATTCGTTATTTCTCGCTTCAAATGCTAATTGTTCGACAATTCTTTTTAAAACATCCGCAACTTCGACAACTTCACTTTGTTCGGGTAAGATTTTAGCTTCTTGTTCAGTAATGGCCAAGGACGTTTCTAATTTCAAAGGATAGTGTGTCAATATTTGACTTTCAATTCTATCTTTTAATGGCGTTACGATACTTCCACGATTGGTATAATCTTCCGGATTGGCAGTGAAAATGAATAAAATATCCAAAGGCATACGCAATTTGAATCCACGTATTTGAATATCGCCTTCTTGTAAAATGTTGAACAAGGAAACTTGAATCCTCGCTTGCAAATCGGGCAATTCATTAATAACAAAAATCGAACGATTTGATCGTGGAATGATTCCATAATGAATTGCTTTTTCATCACTAAAACTAATTTTCAAATTTGCAGCTTTAATTGGATCAATGTCTCCAATCAAATCAGCAACGCTCACATCTGGAGTGGCTAATTTCTCTCCATAACGTTCCGAACTATGCAACCAGCGAATGGGCGTTTCGTCTCCTTTTTCTGCAATTAGATCGATGGCGTATTTGCTCATCGGTGCAAGCGGATCATCGTTAATTTCACTTCCCTCTACAATTGGAATATATTCATCCAAAAGATGCGTCATTTGTCGCGCAATTCTTGTTTTGGCTTGTCCACGCAATCCCAAAAACAAAATATTGTGTCTACTTAATAATGCACGTTCTGTGTCTGGAATCACTGTATCCTCGTAACCCAAAATTCCAGGAAAGGGATCTGTCTGATCTTTTAAATGTTGTATTAGATTTTTTCTAACCTCATCTTTGATGGACATCGATTGATATCCACTTTTCTTTAATTCGCCTAAAGTCTTAATATTTTGTGTATCCATTCTTCTAAGTTAATTCATTTTTCAAAAATCAAATGACAAATCAAATTTGTAACTAAAAATTTAAAATCTCTTAATGTGATCATTTTTTGCAAAAAAACATTTCTGGTAAAATCTGAAAAAGAATATCCTCCATTATGCTTCCTCGCAAAAAAGATTTTAATTTTTAGCCGATGGGGAATTTGTCATCTCTGCGAACGAATTGAGCCGATAAATTTTTGCCATTTTTTGTCAAGAAAGAAAGTAGGCTAAAAATTAATTTTTTGCTCTTTTGTAAAATCGATCGGCATATTTATATAAACGCCATGTCTACCAACTTTTACTTTTCCCACCACTTTTAAGTGAATGCTTTTGCTAAAAAAGGAGCGAAGTGCATTGTTATAAATTGGTTTCATACTTAGGCGAACTTTCGTCGCATATTCAAAATCTTGCAAGGCTGGAATGTTGACCATCGTGTCTTGAACATAATGTCCGGCTGTATCATTTTCTACTAAAATATGGCAATCCACTTTTTTGAATTGCATGTCAAATTTATTGGGATTGGCATAAACGACATCCATCCATAGGGTAGAGGAGTCCTGTCCAACTTCCTCTAATTTGACTCCTTTTACCTCCTTAAAAACTAACGCTTTTGGTTGTGAGCAGCTAGAAAATATACAAATTGAAATGGCGCTGAATAGCCCAGAAATGCCCCAAATTTTACCTCTTTTCATAACTGCAATATTACATCAGATTTGATTTAAAATGCCCGCAATCGGGAAATTTACCTTTTCTTTGCATACTATAATTTTTAGCAAAATGATAGCGTATATTTTATTTCTTCAATAGCTAAAATTATTAGTTATAAAATATATTATCAAAGTATTGATTTTTAATTTTTTATGATTATTAATTAGTATAAAAATTAAATATTAAATACCATCTAAATGATACTAAAAATTAGATCAAATGTCAACATGACAAAATAGCATAAAATGGAAGAAAATACAATAGAACTATTTGAAAATCATTATTTACCATGTATTAATTGGTTTAAAATTTCAAGTAATGAAACATATATAAAAATTTTTTCAAATGATTTGTACAAAAAGATGTCTTTTCGGAATCGTTGCATCGTAGTGGGTAGTTCGGGTAAAATTGATCTCTCCATTCCATTGGAAAAAGGACGTGATCAAAAAGCGAATTTTAAAGACATTAAAACCTCTAAAAATTTTGCTTGGCAAAAGCAACATTGGAGAACATTAGAAAGCTGTTATCGCAAGTCTCCATTCTGGGAATATTATGCAGATTACTTCGCTCCTTTTTTTGAAAAAGAAGTCGAATTTTTATATGATTTCAATTTTGAAATGAATCAATTGTTGTGGAAATTGATCGACAAGCGGAAAAAAGTAGTGGAAGAATCTTTAGAACTGGAAACTCTTGAAAATGATAAAGTCAATATTGTTGGTGAAAATATTCTTCCAAAAAATTATAATATTGATAACCAATCATTTATAGCATATGAACAATTATTCCAAGATCGTGTTGGCTTTCAAAGAAATGTTTCTATTATAGACTTGTTATGTATGGAAGGACCTAATGCAAAACAATTGCTAGAGAAATAGAAAATTGGAAATTAGAAAAATGAAAGATGAAATGTGAGAGATGAGAGGTGAAATGAGAAAGGTGAAGTATGAATTTTAAAAGGTTTTATTTTTCATGTAAATGATATGATAATTCAAATAACAACTAGTATCCCTCCTAATTGGCATTTATTGGATTAACGTTGAGAAAATCAATCAGTTGAGTCGAGAGAAAGAATATATGTTTGAGCGAAATGAAATGGAGTGAGTTTATATTCTTTCCGACGAAATGATTGATTTTTAGTTAAGACAATACAGTCTTGATCTTTTGTTTCTTTTCTATCAAGAGAAAAGAAAGTTAAAATATAATACGCAATGGCTTTTCGTCTAAAAAAGAGCAAACACACAAGCACTGTTCCTTCCTTACTTATGCTTACGCGAGAAATGTAGTTAACTTCATACTTAATGATATTAAATAATAACTAATTAAAATTCAATAATTTAATAGTTTTAATTGATATTATTTAAAGGATTTTTACTAACTACAATTTGCAATGCAGAACCAGTTGAAATGAAAACATAATTGTTTTCAGCAGTATTTAATTGAATGATTTTTTGCTCTTCAACTACATTATTGCGAGCATAATAGATATTGCTTACAGAAGAAGCCATGATTGTATTTTGTTGAGCAAAAGCTTGAATAAGCTTATTGAATAAAGCATTTTTATTTGTATTATTCTGATAATCAATTTGATAAACAATCTTATCTTTAGAAACGACTTTCTTAAAGATTTTAATATTGCTATTATCAATAGGTAAATAACGCGCTAAACTAAAATTACTATTCGCTACAATAGGTGCTGGTTCTATTTCTTTGGATGCGATCTTTGGAGTTGAAACAAATACTCTCTTTTTAGGAATATTTATGTGTTTTGTAATAGTGACAGATTTATTTCTTATTATTTTATTTGAATTAATAATTTGATTATCAATATTTTCTGAAGAATTATTTATTTTATCTGCATAAAATTTCTGAAAATTATTATTACCATCCGTTAGGGTAACGAGAGAAGAAGTGGCGCTAATTACTTTGGCGTTATTGCTACCAAATTGAATGTTGGATTTGGCTAATGCAAATATGCTTACAAATCCCAAAATCAAAGCAGGAAAACTCCAAATATTATTGCTTCGTTTGTTTTCTTTCCCTAATAAAGTAATTACGCGGTTGTAAAATTCGGAAGGTTGATTTCCGGTGATATTCAACGCAACTAAATCAGATTTTTTGAGATCTTGATCTTTGGTGAAAAACAATAAAGATTTGATGTATTCCACTGAATTATAACCATTTAGAATAACATTTTTATCACAAATCAACTCTCGATCTTCTCTTACCATTTTCCCAATCCAATACATAAAAGGATTGAAATAGAGAATTGTTTCCATGATCAATTGAAGTGCATTCCAGAGATAATCCATACGTTTAATATGGGTTAATTCATGCATAAGGATGGCTTCCATTTGATAAGTGCTCATCTGATTTATCGCCGCCAATGGTAACACGATAATTGGAAGAAAAACGCCTTTTGTAAATGGAGATTTAAGTTTGTCTGAAATTTGAATTTGGATATTTC from Rhizosphaericola mali includes:
- a CDS encoding alpha-amylase family glycosyl hydrolase, with amino-acid sequence MSLHFPIVDWYRASNIYEINIRQYTPEGTFKAFQKHLPRLKDMGIEILWFMPITPISVTNRKGTLGSYYACSSYTQINPEFGNMDDFKDLVQNAHDLGFKVIIDWVANHTGVDHEWTETHPDYYLKDAQGNFVEINGWDDAIDLNYENPAMRKALIDAMIFWVKNVDIDGFRCDMAHLVPLDFWVEAREECDQVKKLFWLAECDSDNYLEVFDVNYAWGWMHATNDLAQNPTIGLHGIYPFLQADLIKLPNAFKLWFTSNHDENSWNGTEYDKYGKYALTWAVFSCLFPGMPLIYSGQEIPNQKKLAFFEKDTLEWLTNNLPALHTFYQTLLHFRKSNICFDTDATCTLISNEYSDRILAFILSKNGQAVIALFNFSNENIANYEISSEHLNKPFVSLFSGMEYVFQAKEQFALMPSEYLVYYSK
- a CDS encoding YiiX/YebB-like N1pC/P60 family cysteine hydrolase, with product MIKIFGVFFGMIICFLGKSQQNFALKEGDIIFQKLPCGNLCDAIIETTPCKVGRLFNHCGIIHFRNDSAMVIEAHSPKVEETPFAKFIRRDKGDSIYIGRLNHGNISNAIQLAQSQEGKPYDGVYLPTDSAIYCSELVWKSYLDEDQKPIFPPTPMTFKSPKTGATYTGWTTYYQSIQKEIPEGQLGTNPCAIANSDKIQFYALKKSL
- a CDS encoding MoxR family ATPase, whose amino-acid sequence is MDTQNIKTLGELKKSGYQSMSIKDEVRKNLIQHLKDQTDPFPGILGYEDTVIPDTERALLSRHNILFLGLRGQAKTRIARQMTHLLDEYIPIVEGSEINDDPLAPMSKYAIDLIAEKGDETPIRWLHSSERYGEKLATPDVSVADLIGDIDPIKAANLKISFSDEKAIHYGIIPRSNRSIFVINELPDLQARIQVSLFNILQEGDIQIRGFKLRMPLDILFIFTANPEDYTNRGSIVTPLKDRIESQILTHYPLKLETSLAITEQEAKILPEQSEVVEVADVLKRIVEQLAFEARNNEYVDRKSGVSARLTIAALENLVSTAERRAILNNENHTQVWISDLVGIIPAITGKIELVYEGEQEGPYQVALNLLSKAIRTCFTQYFPDPETVKKRKNSGKPSVANEQNNNNPYKLITAWFDAGNSLDIPDNCSDKDRIALLYQVDGLYGLVKKTFPHASEMITALFMEFVLHGLSSYSLISKKALSGGTHFNDVVGGIIGLNLDDFDNGDPDFDNM
- a CDS encoding WbqC family protein; amino-acid sequence: MEENTIELFENHYLPCINWFKISSNETYIKIFSNDLYKKMSFRNRCIVVGSSGKIDLSIPLEKGRDQKANFKDIKTSKNFAWQKQHWRTLESCYRKSPFWEYYADYFAPFFEKEVEFLYDFNFEMNQLLWKLIDKRKKVVEESLELETLENDKVNIVGENILPKNYNIDNQSFIAYEQLFQDRVGFQRNVSIIDLLCMEGPNAKQLLEK
- a CDS encoding M56 family metallopeptidase, translating into MNQIYTILISHFTEAIAYNLALGAIFWALLLFTRKYAAINTKSNYTIGLFMQSILFINFLYFLLTNPSSKLNETNSFNLNNNFNINNYISIIYVSLLLFKIVKLSIQNNRQISYSQIENDKFSQLQNWVKRKKEQFGITRNIQIQISDKLKSPFTKGVFLPIIVLPLAAINQMSTYQMEAILMHELTHIKRMDYLWNALQLIMETILYFNPFMYWIGKMVREDRELICDKNVILNGYNSVEYIKSLLFFTKDQDLKKSDLVALNITGNQPSEFYNRVITLLGKENKRSNNIWSFPALILGFVSIFALAKSNIQFGSNNAKVISATSSLVTLTDGNNNFQKFYADKINNSSENIDNQIINSNKIIRNKSVTITKHINIPKKRVFVSTPKIASKEIEPAPIVANSNFSLARYLPIDNSNIKIFKKVVSKDKIVYQIDYQNNTNKNALFNKLIQAFAQQNTIMASSVSNIYYARNNVVEEQKIIQLNTAENNYVFISTGSALQIVVSKNPLNNIN